TACTGATCAGCACCCACATGAAGAAGGTTTTGTAGCTCAGGCTGCGCCCCTTCGACAGCTCCTTGTACAGCTCCGGGTACGTGATCGCAATGTTCGCACTAATGTCCTGATCGAGCACGAGCGAAAACACCGGAAACATCGTGTAGAGCGTCGCGTACCCCACCATCAGAAAGCCCTGGTACAGTGCCACCGACGACAGATAGAAGACGGCCGAAAAGACGGCCTGCATGGTGGAGATGATCAGCCCACGATGGATGACGAACTGGGACAGTGCGGCCGACCGCTTGTACGATCGTCGCCCGTGCACGATCAGCAACCGTGCAATGTGCGAGAACTGCGGTATACTAAAGTCGCCCGCCAGCGACGCTTGCTTTCCTTCGCGTCCCTCAATGCCAATGCCGGCGTCGGCCTGCTGGATCATGCTCACATCGTTGCCACCGTCGCCCACTGCACAGGTGCGCTTTTTCGAGTACTTTTGAATCAGCGAGACGACCTGCGCTTTCTGGGTGGGGCTGCAGCGACAGCACACCACCGCCGGACAGGCCGTCGCCAGCTCCATAAACTCGGGCTGATAGTACTGGAGGCACACCTCGAGACTTTCGCCCGACACGACCAGCGCACAGTCCTGCTTCCTGCGGAACTGGTTCAGCTCCAGATGGGCATCGGTGCGGGTCAGCACACTCTTCAGCACGTGTATGCTTTGGTTGCGTCCGACCAGGTGCGACGACTTCGCGATACAGGTGGCCGTTTCGAGCTTATCGCCGGTCAGCATCCAAATCTTGATGCCAGCATTGCGCAGCAGCTCAAGCGTCGGTCGTACCCGATCCTGCAGCCGATCCTCCACCCCGGTCAGACAGAGCAGCTCCATCTCCCGCTCGAGACTCTCGATGACGGCGGCCACCTTCGCCACCCGGTCCGTTACGCTCACTTTGGCCGCATTGTAACGCATCACAAAGTCGTTGTACTGCTCCTCCGACAGCACCTTCTTCGCGACCACAAGCGTCCGCAGGCCTTCGCGTGCCATATTCCCGCTTTCCTCCGCCAGCCAGTCGTTGTACTGCACGATGCCGGACATCACAACGTCGGCTCCCTTCAGGTAGAAGGTGATTTCACCCCCGTTCAGCTCGCGCACGATGATGCCCATGCGCTTGTTTTCGCTCGTGAACGGGAACGTTTGCAATATTTGGTACTTCATCAGCCCCGGTGCACCGGCAGCAATGATGGAGTTTAGCGACGTTACACTGCCCCCGCTCGAGGGTGAGTTGAGGTCAGTTTTCGAGTTTACCGACAGGTTCGTGACGGTCGTGTTGATGGAAGCGTTCTCGTTCATGCTGGTGCCGCGCGCCTCGTGCGTTGCGTCGCGGATCTGCAGTGTCATGTGGTTGAGGTCGCGCTGCACCAGCGTCAGCCCGACCGATTCCGTCCACTTGACCAGCGCGATCTCGTCCGGGCTGGACGCTTGGTAGGTTTTCTCCGTCGTCGCTGGCTTGCTGGTCGACGGTTCCCCCGCCTGGCTTTCGACGGAGATGGAACGCGCCGGTGACTGGCGCCGGTCGGACGTGGACGATATGGAGCCGCTTCCACCGTTGCCGTTGTTGCTTTCGTACACGGGTGTCACGTTGTGACAGAGGGCGAGCGCTTTCACCGACTCCCAGATGCGCCAACCGTCCGGTTTGCGCAGCCGGGGTTGATACTCCGATCCGTGGTCTTCCGGTGAAGCATCTGCCGGTGCGGAAAGCGTCCCATACACCGACTGTATGGCGGCCGATACCATGGGGAACGTGTCGCGCCCGTAAGCGGCCGTACCGACGTGGATTTTCTTAAATATCATCTCATTTTGCGTCAGCGTGCCCGTTTTATCCGTCAGCAGGTACGACATGCGGCCGAGCTCCTCCGGGATGGTGGTGGAGCGCACAACCGTACCTTTAATTTCGTCGTCGTTCTGTATCTGCCACGAGTAAAAGGCTTTGCCCATGTCGAGGTTCACCCGCAGGCTGATCGGGATGATGTACGAAAACAGCAGCACAAACCGGAACATGTACCGGTACCAGGGGCCGTTGAAGCCCTTCAGGCACATCATCGCAAACGACAGCCCGATCACGGCACAGAACAGCACCTTGGTGAGATTGTTAATTTCCAGATCGAGCAGTCCGACCTTCGAGCGGGGCTGAGAGTTGTTCATGACGCTGCGCGTTTCGCTGCCGGTGTAGATCACGATCCCGACGGCCGTGCCGGAAGCGACGACGGTGTTGGCCCACAGCGTATTTTCCACATTCAAACCTTCATCTTCCGTTCCGCCGTGCTAAAAAAAAGGGATACAAGTTGAGTAAAACCGTACTACAAATGATCTTGCACCACATCGATCGATGCTACCAACCTTCGAGTAAGTCCCGATGAACGTGTGAATGTCTCGCTGCGGCTTCTCCACGTACAGCGAAGCATTCACCGTCAGCAGCTCCCCGTGAGACGCTAGCTTCTGTGTTGCCGGGACGGCCAACCGCAGCTTCCAATCCGTCTCCCCGTCCAGCATATCGGTACGCACGAAAACGGCCCCACTTTTGTCGCTCGTACGCAGCAGTATCAAATCGGCCGGCACTCGCTCATCCTTCTCCACCATAATAATATCGCCCACGCGCAGCTTCGACGACGATACCGATTCCGGTGGTTTGTCCGCACTCACGAAGCGCTTGTACTTTTGCGAATTAACCTCCCGATCGCGCTTGTGCCGGCGCAGATCGTCGACCGCCTCGCGGCAGATCGTCACCGCCAGCACGAACCCGAGCGGACCCCAGTAGGTGTACAGGTAGCCGATCCGGATCTCCGGTATGAACTGGCTGACCGCCATGATGAGGAAGTACAGGTTGAGAAAGAAGCGGAACTGCTCGAACAGCACCAGCGGCAGAAAGGTGAAGAAGTTGTACTTCTGGTTGCGGATCTCGTTCGGCGGGAACTTTTCCGTCAGCGGCCGCCCGATGTAGATCGTGCGGGGCTTCAGCTCCTTCGAGGCGCACCATTTTCGCCAGgcccagcaccagcagctagGAAAAGCAAAGGGAgatacagagagaaagaggaggaATGAAGTCATGTAAGTAGGTGGTAAGGAAATCGATAAATAATGACGACGAACTGAGCGCAAAGTCCTTGAATGTGAAAAAATCGTAATAGAAAATCGGTATTTACGGTGTGAAAGCGAAACATTAAACTAATTTAAAGTTTAATTTTACAACCCATCAGCTGGAGGTGATTTCATTTCCGCCTTTTGCGCGTTGTGCAACAAACGAACGCACTTTCCATCACGGAATTACATTACAGCCCAACCCGCCGCCCGATGACTCATCGTGCCCGTGTTGAGTGGCCTGAATAATGACACTTTCCTCGCTCGCCCACAACGCTCCCTCCGCTTCCTAAGCTAATGGCGACTGATAAGCCCAACCAGGCAAGCACACCCGGAACAACATTCTAGCACTACGACGGGAGGGCCTTTTCTTCTCTGGACGGAAGGGAGCTTGCGGAGACCGACAGTCCTCTGCCGTGGAGGGTGGGCATTACCTGAACCAGCGCGTCTTCGGTGCCTTCTCGATGAGCGGTATCGTTTCCTTCGTGACCGGTGCGGATGGAATGTGACCGTGCGGTGGGGCGTCCTCCATCGCGTCCCGGATTACCTGTAGCTCATGAATTTTGGTGGCCGTTTATTGTCCTATCCGCGgagtgtgtgggggggggggagtggtgCGGTCGTAATAAAGAGACACGGCAGCGATGCCGAGGgattgtttcacttttcacccCTTTTCTTACACTACCATCCACAGTGCGGGTCAATGGGATACGGGGACaggcacacaacacaaacaacagtCGGTGTCGGGGGTTTTTGCGAGACGAATTTTCGCGAAAcgcaatcagcagcagcagcagcagcagtgtagCAGAAATGCGATACTCCGTGGATGACGTTTCCCTCGGTttggaggagagagagagagaaaaaaaacaagaagaacaaCTGTCTATCTTTTTGTTgactgttttgcttttttcgcgACCAGATGAGCCTGTGTGCGTGCTGTGTGATGatgacacgcacacaccggcACGCTGCGCCGTTTTGACAGTTGAAGAAAGGaaacggtgttgtttacaagaatgttttgattttgctgtttttttttgttgttgctgttgcttctgtCGCATCATCTGATGAAACAAGTTCGGGAAAAAAATCAGGAGGAATTGAAAAGCAAGGAAAAGAATGCTAGCCACAATGACCGAATGCATTCcaacgttttttttgtgtaggaACATTCCATTCCACTTTTTatgaactgtttttttcttgctaccactgccaccaccaacaacaacaacttcgCCTTATCGCGGTGCCTTTGCTACTCACCAGCACAGTTTCTTCAGGAAGGACCCCAGCTTGAACGATTCCTGGCGACGGTTGCGAAACGAACGGCCGTTCAGTCGGTTGGCCCGGGCAGTCGCTGGTTCGATGAGCAGTTCGGTTTCCGAGTCACTAATCTCGAAGTCGCGCAGTTCTACATTCATCCTCTCCTTCGCGGGGCCCGGGCGGGGGATGAGCCTCGCAGCTCGGTGCGCAATTCACGGGTCCTGGGTTCGCTCGCTGTTGCGTTGCACGATGTCACACGATGCTCGAGCAATTAATTAGTACCAGATGGCATTACTGCCCGGGGAAGGAATAACACTACACACGGTGGGTGGGAAAAGGGCCTCCACCGCTTCACCACCGTAGAGGTTTGTTGAGGTGGTGGTGAGGGTGAGAAAAAACACTCTACCGTCCGGTCACTCTAGCAGCTGGGACAGGGAATGATTCCGGCAGCAGGCAGCACAATCAGCGGACGCCCGCATTTTCTAGTCGGAGAGAGGAGGTTTGATTTCTTTTATTGCTGCGGGATTAATCAGCGGTTTGCGGTAGATTTGTTAACACACAGAAGGGAGAACGCGTTCTTATCGGTACACACTTATCGCACACCGAAGCAGTAGGAAAACTGCAGCAGTGACTACACGTCGCgcggatttgttttttcttcattgaCAGATAGAAAATGAAGGCGCAGCTACACGTGCACTGTTTACCTTTTATTTTAGTGCCAATTTTTCAGGGGGAAAATGTCGCAAAACcataatttgtttaaattatttctttatttcttctaATTTATTGTCTCTCCATATTAGCCGCATTCTTCCGTTTTAATTCACCTTACATGATGCCACTGAATGATAGCCTCTCGTGTACGTGACACTTCAGCGCTCGGCTGTGTGTTGCTTTGACCAGTTTTGACAGCATCACCCCGCTcggagcagcaaaaaacggCAAAGGAGGTCCTCTCCCACACGGAGGGTGGTTGTTGTAGATTTTTGCCTTGAAGAAATGGGTCGTTTTCTTTGAGTCGAAATCAATCGCTACCTTAGGACACATTTCGGCAGCGTCTCCCTTTCTCTGGAACGGAAGCCGtaaaccagcaacaacaatgtttacatatCAGTGCAATCAAGTGCATACCGTTGTGTGTTGAATTTCCACCCACTCCCACCACGGGGCCGGACGGAAGTGGGAACGGAAGGGCAGGTCGTCCCCGAGGGAGCGCAAAACGACGTACAAGAGGATTGTGTTGTTTTAGGTGGAAAAATTAGTGTCAGCAGAAAgattggtgtgtttgtgcgtgtgggtgtgcgtgtgtttagtCCAAACATTGGCGGAGCAAACGGGGTGGATGTTTGTTTATACGGCCGCTACCAATAGCTAATAGTTACCAAGAATTTGATAAGAACTTACACGCTCCTCGGTGCTTCCATGTGAATTCCACACTATCAACCCCTCTCCCCGCCGTATTCAAAGATGGGCCGTAGCAGCAAATCTGCGCTGCAGTTGTGCCAGTGTTAGCGACGGAATGTGTGTCTGCTGCCCCAGCTCATAGATATCCCACCGACGCCTGGCAGCGCAAGAGGGGCGGCACAGTGTGGCACGGGTTTGTCGATATCCCGAATGAACTATTTATTGTAGAAATTTGTAAGACAAAACCCTTGTCGTCATGTTCGGGAAAAGCTCCAGCAGGAGGAGCAGGTTCGGCAGGAGGCAGTAAAACACTTCCGCCAGCAACTGTAGTGGCAGCGCGCGCCACctttgatgaaattaattatttgtctaCGCAACAGCACAGGCAACACGCAGCGCAGCGTCACGAAAGCTTCTTCCCATGCGGAGACGCCGGATGCTGTAGGCGGCGGGTGGAGAAGGTCGTAATTAGTCACGACGACTTACACCTTCCCGGTGGAGATGAGCCACTTACTGTCACCGCGAACCACCTGCACCGCCACACACGGTAGAACACCTCCCACTACTATCGGCCCTACGATACACGATGATGCATCGCCACCACGACCGCGGCGATCAAAGCAGGCGCACGAATGGAGAAGCAAATGGAAGCGAATAGAGCAGAAGGCGAGGACAGCGAAGACGACAAAAACAATGGGCCATCAGCGGGTCGGGCGAAAAATGCATACGATGGTGtggctggtggtgctggtgcagcTGCTACTGCCGTACGTGCACGTCGGGCTAACGCTGGCCAAACTGCAAACGGCAAGACAATCGTGCGACAAAACGCGTCGAATATTCACCCAATCGTACGGGGAGATCAGCGACGGTCCGGCCGGTTCTAATTACACGCAGGTAAGAGGGTGGAGAGCAAGCTATTAGAGCGCTTTTTGATCGTTATctaatgattttttgtttgtttcccccCCAGGACTCTCACTGCGAGTGGTTGATAAGGGCGCAAAATGATAGTCAATTTATAACGCTCAAATTCCGCAGCATGGGCACCGAGTGCTCGTACGATTATATCTTCATCTACGATGGCGACTCGTTCCGGTCTCCGCTGCTGGGTAGCTTTAGTGGCAACACGGAACCGCAGCACGTGATCGCTAGCTCGGGCAGTGTAAGCATTGGCTTTGTTTCTCTGTCGCATCATTGGCTGTTTCGCTCATCGCCataatgttctttttttctctctccctctccaaTAGATGCTAATTTTACTGTACAGCGACACAAACTACGTGCTGGAGGGCTTTCGGGCAGAGTTTTCCGTTACCAACTGTCCGAACAATTGTACCGGGAATGGGCGATGCGTGGACCATGTGTGCGTATGCGATCGAGGGTGGATTGGAAGCGATTGCAGCCTGGATGCGTGTCCCGATCGGTGTGGAGTGGGCGAAAGTCGGGGGACCTGTGCCGGTGATCGTTGTGAATGTTCGAAGGTAAGGATTTTGCATTCAGCTTACACCTGTAGCTTTTAAATTTACACCGAAAACTCATCCTCTTTCTGCTTTGTAGGATTACCTGGGACAGTCGTGCGGACTACATCGCTCCAACCCTGCGCCGAAAGAGTGGCATTGGCTTTCCAACTCCAAAAACGGATTGCCGCCAAGGGCGGCACATACCGCCATTTATTACGAACCGGCCGACGCACTGTACGTGTTCGGGGGATACAATCTGAACGAGGTGTTTGACAGTATGTACGTGTTTCGGTTCGAGCGCAACCAGTGGGAGGATGAGTGGGGTATTCGGGTGGACCAGAACCACACCGAACCGTCGTCCGAGGAGGAAAAGCTGCTCCGTCGGACACAGTTCCTGGAGGAGGAATCAGAACGTCTTTCCCGGGAGCCAAACTTCCTGAGCAATGTTATCTATACACTGTCGGACAACCGGACGGGAATTGGGTACGGTGAAGGACTCTCGAATGGATCGCGGCCGACAGGCCGGTACGGCCATGCAGCGGCCGCCGTCACCGATGGGTTCGTAATTTTCG
This sequence is a window from Anopheles merus strain MAF chromosome 3R, AmerM5.1, whole genome shotgun sequence. Protein-coding genes within it:
- the LOC121597110 gene encoding probable phospholipid-transporting ATPase IIA isoform X1, which gives rise to MNVELRDFEISDSETELLIEPATARANRLNGRSFRNRRQESFKLGSFLKKLCCCWCWAWRKWCASKELKPRTIYIGRPLTEKFPPNEIRNQKYNFFTFLPLVLFEQFRFFLNLYFLIMAVSQFIPEIRIGYLYTYWGPLGFVLAVTICREAVDDLRRHKRDREVNSQKYKRFVSADKPPESVSSSKLRVGDIIMVEKDERVPADLILLRTSDKSGAVFVRTDMLDGETDWKLRLAVPATQKLASHGELLTVNASLYVEKPQRDIHTFIGTYSKHGGTEDEGLNVENTLWANTVVASGTAVGIVIYTGSETRSVMNNSQPRSKVGLLDLEINNLTKVLFCAVIGLSFAMMCLKGFNGPWYRYMFRFVLLFSYIIPISLRVNLDMGKAFYSWQIQNDDEIKGTVVRSTTIPEELGRMSYLLTDKTGTLTQNEMIFKKIHVGTAAYGRDTFPMVSAAIQSVYGTLSAPADASPEDHGSEYQPRLRKPDGWRIWESVKALALCHNVTPVYESNNGNGGSGSISSTSDRRQSPARSISVESQAGEPSTSKPATTEKTYQASSPDEIALVKWTESVGLTLVQRDLNHMTLQIRDATHEARGTSMNENASINTTVTNLSVNSKTDLNSPSSGGSVTSLNSIIAAGAPGLMKYQILQTFPFTSENKRMGIIVRELNGGEITFYLKGADVVMSGIVQYNDWLAEESGNMAREGLRTLVVAKKVLSEEQYNDFVMRYNAAKVSVTDRVAKVAAVIESLEREMELLCLTGVEDRLQDRVRPTLELLRNAGIKIWMLTGDKLETATCIAKSSHLVGRNQSIHVLKSVLTRTDAHLELNQFRRKQDCALVVSGESLEVCLQYYQPEFMELATACPAVVCCRCSPTQKAQVVSLIQKYSKKRTCAVGDGGNDVSMIQQADAGIGIEGREGKQASLAGDFSIPQFSHIARLLIVHGRRSYKRSAALSQFVIHRGLIISTMQAVFSAVFYLSSVALYQGFLMVGYATLYTMFPVFSLVLDQDISANIAITYPELYKELSKGRSLSYKTFFMWVLISIYQGGVIMYGALILFEDEFIHIVAISFSALILTELIMVALTIRTWHKLMVIAELFSLVLYIVSLAVLHEYFDWEFIWSWDFLWKVLVITLVSCLPLYILKFLRKKFSPPSYSKLS
- the LOC121597110 gene encoding probable phospholipid-transporting ATPase IIA isoform X2, which codes for MEDAPPHGHIPSAPVTKETIPLIEKAPKTRWFSCWCWAWRKWCASKELKPRTIYIGRPLTEKFPPNEIRNQKYNFFTFLPLVLFEQFRFFLNLYFLIMAVSQFIPEIRIGYLYTYWGPLGFVLAVTICREAVDDLRRHKRDREVNSQKYKRFVSADKPPESVSSSKLRVGDIIMVEKDERVPADLILLRTSDKSGAVFVRTDMLDGETDWKLRLAVPATQKLASHGELLTVNASLYVEKPQRDIHTFIGTYSKHGGTEDEGLNVENTLWANTVVASGTAVGIVIYTGSETRSVMNNSQPRSKVGLLDLEINNLTKVLFCAVIGLSFAMMCLKGFNGPWYRYMFRFVLLFSYIIPISLRVNLDMGKAFYSWQIQNDDEIKGTVVRSTTIPEELGRMSYLLTDKTGTLTQNEMIFKKIHVGTAAYGRDTFPMVSAAIQSVYGTLSAPADASPEDHGSEYQPRLRKPDGWRIWESVKALALCHNVTPVYESNNGNGGSGSISSTSDRRQSPARSISVESQAGEPSTSKPATTEKTYQASSPDEIALVKWTESVGLTLVQRDLNHMTLQIRDATHEARGTSMNENASINTTVTNLSVNSKTDLNSPSSGGSVTSLNSIIAAGAPGLMKYQILQTFPFTSENKRMGIIVRELNGGEITFYLKGADVVMSGIVQYNDWLAEESGNMAREGLRTLVVAKKVLSEEQYNDFVMRYNAAKVSVTDRVAKVAAVIESLEREMELLCLTGVEDRLQDRVRPTLELLRNAGIKIWMLTGDKLETATCIAKSSHLVGRNQSIHVLKSVLTRTDAHLELNQFRRKQDCALVVSGESLEVCLQYYQPEFMELATACPAVVCCRCSPTQKAQVVSLIQKYSKKRTCAVGDGGNDVSMIQQADAGIGIEGREGKQASLAGDFSIPQFSHIARLLIVHGRRSYKRSAALSQFVIHRGLIISTMQAVFSAVFYLSSVALYQGFLMVGYATLYTMFPVFSLVLDQDISANIAITYPELYKELSKGRSLSYKTFFMWVLISIYQGGVIMYGALILFEDEFIHIVAISFSALILTELIMVALTIRTWHKLMVIAELFSLVLYIVSLAVLHEYFDWEFIWSWDFLWKVLVITLVSCLPLYILKFLRKKFSPPSYSKLS